From Alloacidobacterium dinghuense:
TTGGGGCCGAAGATTGTCTGGGGACGACTACGGGAGTTGAGCTCGATGCAACGGATGGATTGTTTGCGACTTGAGGCCGAGTCTCAGCTTGCTGCCTGTAGAACAACGCCGCTATCAGGCAGCTAAGCATGGGAACAGCAACAGCGATGCCCAGCCACCAACGATGCTTCCGGCGTCGGGCCTCCACCGCAGCCATAACTCGCGCCGTCAGCGCCGGGGGATGGCCGCCGTCGCGGGGATCGGCGTAGGTGGCAATCGCCTGCTCCACTTCGGCTTCGAATTCAGGCGTGTCGAGCGGCATGGTTCTTTCCCTCCAGCGCAGCCAGCTTTTCCCGTAGCAGTTGGCGCGCGCGGAGCACACGCGTTCGCACTGTACCTTCCGGAATCCCGAGAAGCTGCGCAACTTCGGACGAGGTCAACTCTTGAATGGTTGAAAGCGCGAGCGGCTGCCGAAGCTCTTCGGGCAGCCCATCGATCAGGCGATGCACTTTCTGTTGCAGGTCGGCGTCGAGCGCGGTCTGCTCTGGGCTGGGGCGGCCGGACTCAATCTCAATTTCGCCCACCTCATGTGCAGGCTCGTGCTTCGGCAGGTGATCGAGAGCGACTCGCCAGGCCGCGCGGGCCAGATAGGCCTTTTCGTCTCGCATGCCATCCCATGCATTACCGCGGTAGAGCTTCAAGAACACCTCCTGCACCACGTCCTCGGCATCATGGGAATTACGCAGCACGGCATACGCGACGCGAAAGACAAGGCGGGAGTGGCGCCGGACACATTCCGTGAACTTCGCATCATCCCGTTTTGCCAAGCTGGCTCAACTCTCCCATTCACACGCAAAGACGGTGGAGGCAGGAAGGCTGTTCAGATATTTTTTGAAATGCTCTGAGTGAATGGCGCCGAAAGAGCTAGTTCCGGCCGGATCGCCACTTCAGCGCCACGTAGGCGAAATATCCAAGCTGGATGACCCAGGTGACAGCATAGGCCAGCACAAGATGGCGATGAAACATTGGATTCATAGTGGTTACCCTGCCGCTTCCAGTGCGCGCAGCGCTGCCTGTTGCTCTTTCAGTTGATCACGCACAGCGACACCGTAACGGAAGGCGACGAGCATGACGCCCCACGCCAGCCACGCCGCCAGATTCCAAAACACTGCAGGCAACATGCTGGGATCAAGCCCGGCATTCGGCCCACCGAAGAAAACGGGAGCGGGATGCTGCGTGCGCCACCAGCGCGTCGACATATAGACGATGGGCACATCGGCATAGCCAAAGATCGCCATCACTGCGGCCAACGTCTGCATCTGCGGGCCTGCGGCAAAGCGTCGCAGCAGCAGATAGGCGACGTAAATGAGGTAAAGGACCAGCGTCGAAGTCAACCGCTCATCCCATGTCCACCAGATGCCCCACACCGGCCGCGCCCACAGTGATCCTGTGATCAGCCCGACGGTGCAGAAAACCACGCCCATCTCTGCCGTCGAAATTGCCAGCGCATCCGCTTTCATGGCTCGAACGGAATTTCTGTTGCGATAGACGAGGTACGCGATCGAAGCCAGAAGATTGATGGCAAAAAAGACGCTCATTCCGCACCAGGCGGAGACGTGGTAATAGAAAATCCGCTGAATTTCGCCCTGGTTACTGTCCGGAGGGACGACAAACATGGCCACACGAAAACCCTGGGCGAGTAGGCCGAGCGTGAGAGCAACCCATAGCCAGCGAAACAGCTTCATTTCCGATCCTTGATGAGGATGATTCCCAACCAGTGTAACGCGTCAGTCGTCATAAGTCGTTCCGTCTGAAGGAGTCCATCTCTCCACTTTCCAATCGTTACGCAAAGGGAGTACAGTGTTTGGCCATGGCAGTGGTTACTCTCATTATCGGCATTGTTCTTCTTGGTATGGGGCTTCTTGGCCACACCTTTTTTACCCGTACGAAACGCGCATTGCACCCAGATGAGCACAGGGCCCGCAGATGGGTCATGACCATCGGGTCGCTGGTAGCAGGTTTATGGCTGGTGGCATTTTCCGCCGCGCAGCTCCTGCACTATTATCGCCAGTAAGCCTGAGCAAGGCGCAAACGGCATCTTCGCTATACGATTCGTGACGGCGAGCAGGAGCGTCAACCAGCCGTGGGCTTTCTCCAAGAAGACGGCAATGTCTGTGTCTAAGGTCCCGGATGAGTCAAGGCTTATTACTGAGGTCGACAGGCAATACGCGTCCCTCGCTGCTGCTTTCGCGCGCCAGTTCGATAAGCCTCGTTGTCCGCCAGGCTTGCTCCGGCGCAACCACCAGCTTTGCCTTGCCCAGCAGCGCATCGCGAACGTTCGCGTAGATACCGCGATAATCGCCTACCTCGGTTTCGACCCTCTCAGGTGCGGCTCCTTCCATGTATAACTTGCCCCACGCCTCTTCCGGCTCCTGACCGAAACCAGGCGCATCAAACAGGATGCCACCCTTCAGTTGATCTTCCTGGGGATCCAGCCCGAACTTCACAAAGCTGCCCTGTGTGCCGTGCAGGGTAAAACGGGCTCCCGGCGCTTTCGTGAGAGTCGAAGCGCGGAGATAAGCAGTAAGCCGCTTATAGAACAAAGTAATGTCAAACACATCGTCGACTACGCCATTGTCGCGATCGATCCGCACGGAAGCGAAAATCTTTTCCGGATTACCGAACAGGGTGAGTGCCTGATCAATTAAGTGTGAACCCAGGTCAAAAAGCGTTCCCCCGCCAGGACCGCCATTCTCGCGCCAGCCCCTGAGTCGCGGTTCAGGCCGGAAACGGTCAAAATGTGATTCGAACGTGACCAGCCGCCCGAGTAATCCGCTGACCAGCATCTTCTCTACGGTTTTGAAATCGCCATCCCAGCGCCGATTCTGATAGGCGGTGAGAAGCCGCTTACGTTCGCGCGCCAGCCGAATCAACTGCGCGGCATCATCGGACGTAAGCGCGAACGGCTTGTCGATCACGACATCCCGATCGGCGCGCAGGCATTGTTCCGCAACCTCAAAGTGGGAAGAACTGGGCGTTCCCACTGCGATGAGCCGAATGCTCTCATCGGCCAGCAATTCCTCGATGGAACGGCAAATTTTGACCTGAGGATAGGCCTTCGCTGCTTCGTCTCCTGTGCGTTGCACAATCGCTGCAAGCTCGAGCCCAGGGGTTGCGTGGATAACGGCCGCATGAAAGATGCGGCCAGCAAGACCAAAGCCGATAACGCCGGCACGAATCGTATCTGTCACGGTTGCGAATCCTTGTCAGAGAGGGACGCACCCATTCTCTATCGAAGCGCGCTACTCCGCAAGCTCATCCGGAGATTCTACCAAGGCTGGCTTCTGACGCTCCCGCTCCATCAGCAAAATCAGCGAGCGCCCTTCCAGTCGAACACGTCGTCGCGCTGTTGATTTCTTAAACGGGGTCGCGCAGTTGTTCGTATTCAGAATCGTCTGCCATATCCCATCCTGGGGAGGAGGCGGCAGCTGAAAATTCACCGCCTGGTGATAAGCATTCATAAGCAGCAGGAATGAGTTGTCTGTAATAGAGTTTCCCAGTTGATCCGTTGCCTCAAGTGTCGAGCCGTTCAGCATCATGCCAAGCGTGCGAATCCACCCGGCATTCCATGCCTCCACGCCCAACTCTTTTCCGTTGGTGCCAAACCATGCAATGTCACGTGCAGCTGAGTGGTGAATCACGCGATCCTGAAAAAACTTTCGCCGTCGCAAATTCGGATGTTCCTTGCGCAGCGCAATCAGCCGGCAGGTAAAGTCAATCAATAATTCTTTTTCTTCCGTTGGCGTCCAGTCATACCAGCTGATCGCGTTGTCCTGGCAATAGGCATTGTTGTTTCCACTTTGCGTGCGCCCTATTTCGTCGCCGCCCGAGATCATGGGAACGCCTTGCGAAAGCAGCAGCGTCGCCAGAAAATTCCGCATCTGCCGGTCACGGGCATGGTTGATTTCCGGATGATCAGTCGGCCCCTCGACTCCCATGTTCCAGGAGCTGTTATCGTTCGCGCCGTCCTGATTGTTTTCTCCGTTGGCCTCATTGTGTTTGTCGTTGTAGCTCACCAGATCGCGCAGCGTGAAGCCATCATGCGCCGTGACGAAATTAATGCTCGCGTAGGGGCGTCGCCCGTCATGCTGATAGAGGTCGCTTGATCCCGTCAATCGATAGCCAACGTCCGACAACTGTCCGTCATCGCCTTTCCAATAACGGCGCACGGTGTCGCGATATTTCCCGTTCCACTCGGCCCACTGCACGGGAAAATTGCCCACCTGATAGCCGCCCTCGCCAACGTCCCACGGCTCCGCGATCAGCTTTACATCGGCCAAGGTCGGGTCCTGATGAATGATGTCAAAGAAGCCGCTCAGTCGATCCACATCATGCAGTTCGCGCGCCAGCGCAGAGGCGAGATCAAAGCGAAATCCGTCGACGTGCATCTCCAGCACCCAATAGCGCAGCGAATCCATGATCAGCTTCAGCACTTGCGGATGCCGCACATTCAGGCTGTTTCCAGTGCCCGTGTAGTCCATGTAAAAACGCGGATTATCCGCCACGGTCCGGTAATACGTGAGGTTGTCGATGCCCTTCTGCGAAAGCATCGGCCCCATGTGATTGCCCTCAGCTGTATGGTTGTAAACCACATCGAGAATCACCTCGATGCCTTCCCGGTGCAGCATCTTCACCATGGCCTTGAACTCGGCAACCTGATTACCACCATCGCCAGTTGAGCAGTAGCGTCCGTGCGGAGCGAAATAAGCAAGCGTGTTATAGCCCCAGTAGTTGCTCAAGCCGCTCTCAACGAGGTGACTGTCGTTGATGAAGTGATGGACCGGCATTAGTTCCACAGCCGTGACGCCAAGCCGTTTTAGGTGGCGCAGGCTGGCCGGTGATGCTATCCCCGCATAGGTGCCACGCAGAGGCTCCGGCACGTCCGGATTCTGTATGCTGAAGCCCCTCACATGCGTTTCATAGATGATCGAGTCCGAAAGCGGCGTGCGCAGCGGGCGGTCCTGTTCCCAATCGAAATAAGGATTCACCACAAGGCTCTTCGGAATTCCCGGTGCACTGTCACGGTCGTCGCGATGCAAATCGGCGTCCTCGCCTCCGAAGACGTAGGGAAAGATTGCCTGCGACCAGTCAACACGCCCCGTCACCGCCTGTGCATACGGGTCAACCAACAGCTTCGCCGGATTGAACCGCAGGCCCTTCTGCGGCTCCCACGGCCCATGCACGCGATATCCATACTTTTGCCCCGGTTGAATACCCGGCAAATAGCCGTGCCAGACAAAAGCAGTTGTCTCTTTCAGCGGGATCTTTTCGCAGCCTTTATCCTCTTCATTAAAGAGGCAAAGCTCGACTCCTTGAGCCATCTCGGAATAGAGAGCAAAATTTACGCCCGTTCCATCCCACTTCGCGCCGAGTGGGTAAGGCCTACCCGGAAGAAGCGTCATTGGCATATCGCAAATCTCTTTCGCTGATTGTGATCGTTGATCAGGGTTTCCCCATATCAGAGGCAAATAGGGCTGGAAACGTTGCCAGCAGCAGCGCTATCTCTTTCTCCGTGCGAATTTTAGCCCAGACCACTGCGCATCTACAGCGCACACTTTGTAATCGACAAAACCGCGCGCGAGTCCTACTTCCCGCACATCGTTCTGGTTGAAATCACTGCGCAGCTTCGCCGTTGTCTTCGGATGAATTATCCAGAACGAAGTGCCTTCGGGCAAATGCGCCTGTGCATGATCAGCCGCAGCATCCAGTTCCCGAAGCGAATGCACAACATACAGGACTAGCTGTGTCCCAGCAACGATTCGATGGTTGAGCGATGTTCCTTCTGGCAGTTCGCCGATGATCTCTTCCATGCCATCTTCCGCCCCGCCAATCAGAGCGACTTGCATTTTAGGTGAAATGCCCAGCTTCCGCGTCAGCGCCGAATCGTGCCAGCGCTCCATGTGTGGTGTAGGCTGCACCGGTTCCAGAGGAGACGAAACGATCGCCTTCTTCAATGCTCCCGCAATCTTCTGCCACGATGTAAAGATCGCATCCGGGAGTTCTGCGCGCAGCCGCGCAACCTTTTCATCTACCCCGCCCGCAAACACAATCGGAATATGGCGTGTTGTCCTGCTCCCGCGCAACACAATCGCAACCTCACGCCCATGCGAAGGCAAACGATCCAGATCAATCGCAACTACTGCGGGATTCAGGCTGCGAAAATGTGTGACAAACGCGCTTGAGCCACGCAGCGAAGAGGCTTCCACTTGATAGCCAAGCTTTGCGATTTCTTTTGCATACTGCTGCGCAAGCTCATCGTTCCAGCAAATTAACCGAACCAGCCGGGCAGCACGAGCCATCTTGCCTAATCCAGCCGATATTTTGTCTCGGCCAGTTTGTAGAGAGGCCGCCACACCAACCGGTTAATCGTCACCACCATCAGCGCCATGATGATCGTTGCCAGCAGCAGTAGCGGGAAGTTTCCCGCATCGCTGGCTGCGCTGATCTGCGCGCCCAGCCCTAACGTATGCAAAGTCTTATCCTTCAGATGGAAGTACTCGGCAATAATCGACGCGTTCCACGCGCCGCCGGAAGCCGTTACCAGTCCGGTAATCAGGAAGGGGAAAATTCCCGGCAGTATCACCGTCGTCCAGCGCTGCACGCTCGTGAAATGAAATAGCTGAGCTACTTCACGCATCTCCGACGGAATCGCCATCGCACCCGCAATCACGTTAAACAGGATGTACCACTGCGTTCCCAGCATCATCAACGCGATCGATCCAACACCAAGCCCTGCCCCGAGTTTCATCAGGCCCAGCAGAATGACAGGGAAGAGCGCCGTCGCGGGAAACGAAGCAGCAATCTGCGCCAATGGCTGCGCAATCCGCGCCAGTTTTGGATTGAAGCCAATCGCGACACCTGTCGGAATCGTCCAAGCCGCTGCCAGCAGCAGAGAAATGTTAACGCGAAAAAAGGTAGTGACCGCGCCTTCCAGCAGGGTTCCAAAATCCGATCGCGGAACCAGCCGCAGAAGCAGGATTGCCTTAAAAGCTGCGAAGCAGATCACACCCGCCAGCAGAATGATGAGAATAATCGTGACAGCAGAATTACTTTTCTTCTGATTCTGAGCCTGAGATTTTTCCTGCCGCTGGCGCCGCAACGCAATCGAGCGATACAGTTGCTCGCTTAAAGGTGCGAAGGTCCGCTGATGAATCACGCCGAGCACATTGGATTGCCGTAGCGCAGCCAGTACTGGCGATTTCACTCGATCGGCCGCTTCCACATTCTCGAACTTGAATTTGTCCGACCAGTCGATTACCGGCCGCCAGACCAGCTGATCCGTCATCACGATAATCGCAATCATCGTGATCAAGCCGTAGGTCATGGCGAGAGTGTTTCCTGTAGAGGCAGCTGTCTGCAGATATGAGCCGAGTCCCGGCAACCGAAAATTCCGCGAGCCCACAGGAAACATCTCGCAGACCATCAGGAAAAACCAGCCGCCAGCGACGGAAACCATCGAGTTCCAGACCAGGCCGATTGTGGCGTACGGCAGTTCGAGCTGCCACAGCCTCTGCCATCGCGAGAAACGGTTGATCGTGCACGCCTCCTGCAGTTCGCGCGGAATGCTCTTCAGCGAAGAATAAAAGCTGAAGGCCATGTTCCACACCTGTCCGGTAAAGATCAGCAGGATCGCCCCAAACTCAATTCCAAGCTGCCGGCTCGGAATGAGCGACATCATCGCCAGCATCACGCCCGGCAAGAAACTCAGCACAGGTATCGATTGCAGAATGTCGAGTGTGGCAATCATCAGCGCTTCCACGCGCTTGTTGTACGCTGCGAGATAGCCATAGCCCACTGCAAACAGCAGGCTCAACAAATAGGCGACGCCGATGCGCACACACGAATAAAAGGCATACAGCGGCAGCATCGTCGGCGACTGCGATATATCAACTTCAGGAACGGCGCCGCTCAGCCAGTAACGTGCAATCTGCAGTACGGCGTAGAATCCCGCCAGCAGTCCCATCGCTACCGTCAGATCGAGAAAAACCGGCCAGGAACGCTCGATCACCAGCGAGCGTGAAAGCGTGTAGCGCATCTTCACGGCTCTTCGTTCTCCTGCACAGCCGCTGCCGTTTCTTCCTCCGCCTCGGGCAGAATAAAGCGCCGCTTCGCAGCGTCGAAGTCGAACAACTCCGCATAGCGGCCCCAGTTGATGGCCGTCTCCAACTGCCGTTGCGTCTCCTCCTCGCTGAACTGCTCATCGAGCATATCGAGAAAGAATTCTTCCGGCACAGTGTGATCTGATTTGTTACTGAGAGCGCGCGTGATCTGCCTCAACAGCAGAACGTGCTCCACCGCCGCAGCGCGGAACAATTCCTTCTGCTTCAGAATTTCCGACTCCGCATATTCACGCCCAGCGGGGGTAATGGCTACATCGCCTTCCTCCACCGTGAGGAAGCCGAGCAACTGCGCCGCATCCACAATCGGCAGCAGGTCATCGATCTCGAAGGCAAGCTCATCGGCCAGTCGATACACATCGATATGCCCGCCAAAATCGATGATGAATTCAAGCAAGCCGGCAATGCCGCCTGGACGCGCATGCGGCAACATCTCATAGCGCATCTGCCGTTGATCGCGCACGCGTCGGCCATCGGTATGCAGACGTGGCACGTCGGGAGTGACGTCAGGACGTGTCAGCACGGTGTAGATGTAATCCACCAGCTTGGTGAATGTCGGATTCTTCTTGTCACGCGGATGCGCAATTCCAACCTTGAAATCGGTGCGCACATGCCCCGGATTGCGTCCGAGAACGATAATGCGATCCGCGAGCAACACGGCTTCTTCAATGTTGTGCGTGACGATAAAAATTGCCTGCGTCGGAATCGTCTTCTTCTGCCACAACTCCAGCAGTTCACTGCGCAGGTTCTCCGCCGTCAGCACATCGAGCGCGGAAAACGGCTCATCCATGAAGAGGACTTCTGGTTCGATAACCAGGGCACGAGCGAATCCCACCCGCTGCCGCATGCCGCCGGAAAGCTCCTTGGGATACGCCGCCTGGAAGCCATCCAGACCAACCGTATCCAGAATCTTAAGGCTGCGCTCCTTGCGTGCCTCAGGTTCCACGCCAACGGCCTTCAACGGCGCTTCTACGTTTTCCAAAACAGTAAGCCAGGGAAAGAGCGCGAAGCTCTGGAAGACGATTGAGACATTGATATGCACGGTCTCAATCGGTTTCTCGTGCCAGAACACCTGGCCTCCCGAAGGCTTTGAAAGCCCGGAAAGCATGCGCAGCAGGGTTGATTTTCCCGAGCCCGAGGGCCCCAGCAGCGCCACGATTTCGACAGGAAGAATGGAAAGATCGGTAGGAGCAATGACCTGAATACGGTTGGCGCTCGGCTGAGCGTAAAACTTTTCCACTTGCTGCGCTCGAATAATCGCTTCCGTCATCACCCGGCTCCGTCTACATCTCTAAAACCTCTGAACGGGCAAACCACAGCCTGGCAGTGTTACTTTCGGACCGCCAGAATCCTTCTGGAACGACGCTCCCGCCCCTTGCGTCTAGTCTAATTAGGTAGGATTGCAGGAGGATGAAGCATCCTCCTGCAGACAGCGTATCATCTTAGTAGTCATCAGCATCACCATTTTGGCTGCAACTTTTTCGCTGCTGCTGGCCTACCGCAAGTGTTCATACAATCGGAGTAGAGAGAGTCGAAGAAAAGATGCAAGACAACAATCAGGCGAAGCCAAAAGTTCTGGTGGCCGATGACGAACGCGTCATCGCCGATACCCTTGCCATCATTCTCAATCAAAGCGGATTTGAAGCCACCGCCGTTTATAGTGGCGAAAAAGCAGTAGAAATGGCCGGCTCTCTCAGGCCAGACATGCTCATCAGTGACGTCATCATGACCGATCTCAACGGCATCGATGCGGCCATCAAGATTCGCAGCTTGTTGCCATCTTGCAAGATCCTGTTGTTCTCCGGCCAGGCGGCTACCGCCGACCTCCTCGACCGTGCCCGCAACCAGGGCCACGAGTTCGAGATCCTCGCCAAGCCCGTCCACCCGCAGGATCTTCTCGCCAAGCTGCGCAGCTGAAGTGGGTCGAGGAGTCAACTGACATAAGAGTCTTGTGCGAAGGGAAGTGTGGGATCATCACATTTCCCGGCGTCCCTCCAGTGCTCGCGACATGGTGACCTCATCGGCATACTCAATATCGCTTCCGGCCGGCACCCCGGTAGCAATGCGCGTTACGCGCACCCGTGCTGGCCGCAGCATATCCGCCAGATACCCCGCTGTAGCCTCACCCTCAACCGTAGGCGAAGTCGCCAGAATCACCTCATCCACATCGCCGCGTGAAACCCGCGCCAGCAGATTCCCCGTTCGCAAATGCTCGGGCCCAACGCCATGCAGCGGAGACAGCGTTCCATGCAGTACATGGAAGACGCCGTTATAGCTGCGTGTTTTCTCGATGGTGGCAATGTTCGTAGGCTCCTCCACCACGCAAACCAGCCTCTGATTCCTCGTAGGGCTCGCGCAGTACACGCACGGATCGACGTCCGTAATGTTGTTGCAATTGGAGCAGAGCTGCAGCTTTGCCTTCAGGTTGCGAATCGCATCCGCCAACGCCTCCGCATCCTCGCCGTTCGAGCGCAGGATATGAAACGCCAGCCGCTGTGCGTTCTTCGATCCAATCCCGGGAAGTTTGCGCAACTCCTCGATCAGCCGCGCCATAGGTTCTGCAAAACGTGACAAAGCGATACCTCTTCGCTGTTTTAGCAGGATTCGGCACGCTCCGCCACGTTCGCTGAAAGGAGAGTCCGCGATATACGGTTGTGCGCACTTCGCGAGCTAATTCCGTTGACTTAGTCATGCAACGCCATCGAAAATGCTCTGGGAACAAACAAAACAAAATGAGAAATCACTTGAAAAGTTCAATAGCGTTATCTTTTTGCCTGCTCT
This genomic window contains:
- a CDS encoding RNA polymerase sigma factor; translated protein: MAKRDDAKFTECVRRHSRLVFRVAYAVLRNSHDAEDVVQEVFLKLYRGNAWDGMRDEKAYLARAAWRVALDHLPKHEPAHEVGEIEIESGRPSPEQTALDADLQQKVHRLIDGLPEELRQPLALSTIQELTSSEVAQLLGIPEGTVRTRVLRARQLLREKLAALEGKNHAARHA
- a CDS encoding ABC transporter permease — protein: MRYTLSRSLVIERSWPVFLDLTVAMGLLAGFYAVLQIARYWLSGAVPEVDISQSPTMLPLYAFYSCVRIGVAYLLSLLFAVGYGYLAAYNKRVEALMIATLDILQSIPVLSFLPGVMLAMMSLIPSRQLGIEFGAILLIFTGQVWNMAFSFYSSLKSIPRELQEACTINRFSRWQRLWQLELPYATIGLVWNSMVSVAGGWFFLMVCEMFPVGSRNFRLPGLGSYLQTAASTGNTLAMTYGLITMIAIIVMTDQLVWRPVIDWSDKFKFENVEAADRVKSPVLAALRQSNVLGVIHQRTFAPLSEQLYRSIALRRQRQEKSQAQNQKKSNSAVTIILIILLAGVICFAAFKAILLLRLVPRSDFGTLLEGAVTTFFRVNISLLLAAAWTIPTGVAIGFNPKLARIAQPLAQIAASFPATALFPVILLGLMKLGAGLGVGSIALMMLGTQWYILFNVIAGAMAIPSEMREVAQLFHFTSVQRWTTVILPGIFPFLITGLVTASGGAWNASIIAEYFHLKDKTLHTLGLGAQISAASDAGNFPLLLLATIIMALMVVTINRLVWRPLYKLAETKYRLD
- a CDS encoding ABC transporter ATP-binding protein, translating into MTEAIIRAQQVEKFYAQPSANRIQVIAPTDLSILPVEIVALLGPSGSGKSTLLRMLSGLSKPSGGQVFWHEKPIETVHINVSIVFQSFALFPWLTVLENVEAPLKAVGVEPEARKERSLKILDTVGLDGFQAAYPKELSGGMRQRVGFARALVIEPEVLFMDEPFSALDVLTAENLRSELLELWQKKTIPTQAIFIVTHNIEEAVLLADRIIVLGRNPGHVRTDFKVGIAHPRDKKNPTFTKLVDYIYTVLTRPDVTPDVPRLHTDGRRVRDQRQMRYEMLPHARPGGIAGLLEFIIDFGGHIDVYRLADELAFEIDDLLPIVDAAQLLGFLTVEEGDVAITPAGREYAESEILKQKELFRAAAVEHVLLLRQITRALSNKSDHTVPEEFFLDMLDEQFSEEETQRQLETAINWGRYAELFDFDAAKRRFILPEAEEETAAAVQENEEP
- a CDS encoding Gfo/Idh/MocA family oxidoreductase, with the translated sequence MTDTIRAGVIGFGLAGRIFHAAVIHATPGLELAAIVQRTGDEAAKAYPQVKICRSIEELLADESIRLIAVGTPSSSHFEVAEQCLRADRDVVIDKPFALTSDDAAQLIRLARERKRLLTAYQNRRWDGDFKTVEKMLVSGLLGRLVTFESHFDRFRPEPRLRGWRENGGPGGGTLFDLGSHLIDQALTLFGNPEKIFASVRIDRDNGVVDDVFDITLFYKRLTAYLRASTLTKAPGARFTLHGTQGSFVKFGLDPQEDQLKGGILFDAPGFGQEPEEAWGKLYMEGAAPERVETEVGDYRGIYANVRDALLGKAKLVVAPEQAWRTTRLIELARESSSEGRVLPVDLSNKP
- the glgX gene encoding glycogen debranching protein GlgX encodes the protein MPMTLLPGRPYPLGAKWDGTGVNFALYSEMAQGVELCLFNEEDKGCEKIPLKETTAFVWHGYLPGIQPGQKYGYRVHGPWEPQKGLRFNPAKLLVDPYAQAVTGRVDWSQAIFPYVFGGEDADLHRDDRDSAPGIPKSLVVNPYFDWEQDRPLRTPLSDSIIYETHVRGFSIQNPDVPEPLRGTYAGIASPASLRHLKRLGVTAVELMPVHHFINDSHLVESGLSNYWGYNTLAYFAPHGRYCSTGDGGNQVAEFKAMVKMLHREGIEVILDVVYNHTAEGNHMGPMLSQKGIDNLTYYRTVADNPRFYMDYTGTGNSLNVRHPQVLKLIMDSLRYWVLEMHVDGFRFDLASALARELHDVDRLSGFFDIIHQDPTLADVKLIAEPWDVGEGGYQVGNFPVQWAEWNGKYRDTVRRYWKGDDGQLSDVGYRLTGSSDLYQHDGRRPYASINFVTAHDGFTLRDLVSYNDKHNEANGENNQDGANDNSSWNMGVEGPTDHPEINHARDRQMRNFLATLLLSQGVPMISGGDEIGRTQSGNNNAYCQDNAISWYDWTPTEEKELLIDFTCRLIALRKEHPNLRRRKFFQDRVIHHSAARDIAWFGTNGKELGVEAWNAGWIRTLGMMLNGSTLEATDQLGNSITDNSFLLLMNAYHQAVNFQLPPPPQDGIWQTILNTNNCATPFKKSTARRRVRLEGRSLILLMERERQKPALVESPDELAE
- the recR gene encoding recombination mediator RecR — protein: MSRFAEPMARLIEELRKLPGIGSKNAQRLAFHILRSNGEDAEALADAIRNLKAKLQLCSNCNNITDVDPCVYCASPTRNQRLVCVVEEPTNIATIEKTRSYNGVFHVLHGTLSPLHGVGPEHLRTGNLLARVSRGDVDEVILATSPTVEGEATAGYLADMLRPARVRVTRIATGVPAGSDIEYADEVTMSRALEGRREM
- a CDS encoding cytochrome c biogenesis protein; protein product: MKLFRWLWVALTLGLLAQGFRVAMFVVPPDSNQGEIQRIFYYHVSAWCGMSVFFAINLLASIAYLVYRNRNSVRAMKADALAISTAEMGVVFCTVGLITGSLWARPVWGIWWTWDERLTSTLVLYLIYVAYLLLRRFAAGPQMQTLAAVMAIFGYADVPIVYMSTRWWRTQHPAPVFFGGPNAGLDPSMLPAVFWNLAAWLAWGVMLVAFRYGVAVRDQLKEQQAALRALEAAG
- a CDS encoding response regulator, which gives rise to MQDNNQAKPKVLVADDERVIADTLAIILNQSGFEATAVYSGEKAVEMAGSLRPDMLISDVIMTDLNGIDAAIKIRSLLPSCKILLFSGQAATADLLDRARNQGHEFEILAKPVHPQDLLAKLRS